A portion of the Pseudarthrobacter defluvii genome contains these proteins:
- the ybeY gene encoding rRNA maturation RNase YbeY, with protein sequence MSIEVNNESGIQVEESELVALSRYIFEQLYIHPQAELSILLVDEPAMEKLHIELMDEPGATDVLSVPMDELTPGTPDRPTPQGMLGDIAICPQVAKVQARNAGHSLQDEMLLLTTHGILHLLGYDHAEPEEKAEMFGLQRELLSGFTGKEAPAETTQ encoded by the coding sequence GTGAGCATCGAGGTCAACAACGAGTCCGGCATCCAGGTGGAGGAATCCGAGCTCGTTGCCCTGTCGCGGTACATCTTTGAACAGCTCTACATCCACCCGCAGGCCGAACTCTCCATTCTCCTCGTGGACGAACCCGCCATGGAGAAGCTGCACATCGAGCTGATGGATGAACCTGGCGCCACGGACGTGCTCTCGGTCCCCATGGACGAGCTGACACCCGGGACCCCGGACCGGCCCACGCCCCAGGGGATGCTGGGCGACATCGCCATCTGCCCGCAGGTGGCCAAGGTCCAGGCCCGGAACGCCGGCCATTCGCTCCAGGACGAGATGCTGCTGCTGACCACGCACGGCATCCTGCACCTGCTGGGCTACGACCACGCCGAGCCGGAAGAGAAAGCGGAGATGTTCGGGCTCCAGCGCGAACTCCTGTCCGGCTTCACCGGCAAAGAAGCCCCCGCCGAGACAACCCAGTGA
- a CDS encoding PhoH family protein: MTESANGKRRLNTGEGSPGEFPHSMPGTRTEVVLFENTDQMVQSLGSHDEALRFIEEQFPDVNFHARGNELSISGPVTDVPRIMRLLQEVRGLVARGTVITPAVLQQLVSLLRTQSLQNPVDVLTHDILSSRGRTIRPKTLNQKNYVDAIDANTVIFGIGPAGTGKTYLAMAKAVQALQQKEVSRIILTRPAVEAGERLGFLPGTLSDKIDPYLRPLYDALHDMMDPESIPRLMAAGTIEVAPLAYMRGRTLNDAFIILDEAQNTTPEQMKMFLTRLGFGSKMVVTGDVTQVDLPFGTRSGLRIVEEILQGIDGVSFSVLDAADVVRHRLVGDIVNAYSIWDETQRNRVKHSAGREKRGEHA, from the coding sequence ATGACTGAATCAGCAAATGGTAAGCGCCGGCTCAACACGGGCGAAGGCAGTCCGGGGGAATTTCCCCACTCCATGCCCGGCACCCGGACCGAAGTTGTCCTCTTTGAGAACACCGACCAGATGGTTCAATCACTTGGCAGCCACGATGAGGCGCTTCGCTTCATTGAAGAGCAGTTTCCCGACGTCAACTTCCACGCCCGCGGCAACGAACTGTCCATCAGCGGCCCCGTCACGGACGTCCCCCGGATCATGCGGCTCCTCCAGGAGGTCCGCGGCCTGGTGGCCCGGGGCACTGTCATCACGCCGGCGGTACTGCAGCAGCTGGTGTCGCTGCTGCGCACCCAGTCGCTGCAGAATCCCGTGGACGTGCTCACCCACGACATCCTCTCCAGCCGCGGCAGGACCATCCGGCCCAAAACCCTCAACCAGAAGAACTACGTTGATGCCATCGACGCCAACACGGTGATCTTCGGCATCGGGCCCGCCGGTACGGGTAAGACCTATCTGGCCATGGCGAAGGCGGTCCAGGCGCTTCAGCAAAAAGAGGTCAGCAGGATCATCCTCACGCGCCCCGCAGTGGAGGCGGGGGAGCGGCTGGGGTTCCTGCCCGGCACGCTCAGCGACAAGATCGATCCCTATCTCAGGCCGCTCTATGACGCCCTGCACGACATGATGGACCCCGAATCCATCCCGCGGCTCATGGCCGCCGGCACCATCGAGGTGGCGCCCCTGGCCTACATGCGCGGGCGAACCCTCAACGACGCCTTCATCATCCTCGACGAGGCCCAGAACACCACGCCGGAACAGATGAAGATGTTCCTCACCCGGCTTGGATTCGGATCCAAGATGGTGGTCACGGGGGACGTCACCCAGGTGGACCTGCCGTTCGGGACGCGGTCCGGGCTGCGGATCGTTGAGGAAATCCTGCAAGGCATCGACGGGGTCAGCTTCTCCGTCCTGGACGCCGCCGATGTTGTGCGGCACCGGCTCGTGGGAGACATTGTCAACGCCTACAGCATCTGGGACGAAACCCAGCGCAACCGGGTCAAGCACTCAGCCGGCAGGGAAAAACGGGGGGAACACGCGTGA